CCGGCGGCCGCATTACGCCCGAGAAACTGGGTTTCATCTGCGGATGCATCGAAGAATACCGCCCCAGCAAAGTCCATCTCACCACCTGCCAGTCGGTTCAGCTCCATGGGCTCTCCCCCGAAGCCATACCCGAGATAGTCGGATCGGCCATCGATGCGGACATCATAACGTTCGGAGGGGGCGGGGACTATCCGAGGAATGTGACGGCCACAACCCTCTCCGGCATCATTCCATCATCGGAATTCGATGTCTTGCCTTATGCCGAAGCGGCCGGGAAATATCTTCTCGACATCGCATTCGGGAAGAAGCTCCCAAGAAAGCTCAAAGTGGGATTCACCAGCACGATGGAGAACATAGCCGACGCGACGGCCAGAGACCTGGGATTCGTGGCCGAAAGCAATGGGAAGTTCGGCGTGTACTCGGGCGGCGGGCTAGGAACAAACCCGAAGCTGGGCCTCTTGGTGAGGGACGGCCTAGATCCAAAAGACGTTTTCGCATGCCTGTCGGCCATGGTCTCGATGTTCATGTCCCGTGGAAACTATCAGGACAGGTCCCGCGCCCGCGTAAGATACATGCGCGATGACCTTGGAGACGCGGAATATGTCGGAAAGTTCAACGAAGAGTTGGACAAGGCTCTTGCAGACCCTTCGATACCCAAAGCCGACCCGGACCCGATCGTCATCGACAAAACGGGGGACGGGTCCGTGCCGACCACCGCGTATGCGAAGAGGCAGAAGCAAGACGGCCTGTTTTATGTGAGATACCATCCGATCGGAGGCGACCCCAGGCCGGAAAAGATTTTGGAGCTGCGCGACGCCGTGGAAGGGATTGAATCCGCCGAGATTCGCATCGGACCCAACCAGACCCTTTACGTGGTCAACCTAACCGGCTCAGAAGCTGACATGATAGCCAGCGTCCTGTCGGACGGCGCAGCCACCATGTTCGAGGCATCCACCTCATGCGTCGGGAACTCTATATGCCAGACAGGGCTTAGGGATTCCAACGGCCTCCTGAGAAAATTATTTGATATGGAGAAGGAGAACGGGTTCGCGGACGGAACGCTGCCGATGGTCAGGATCTCCGGATGCCAATCCTCATGCTCCGCCCATCAGCTAGGCACCATAGGGCTCAAAGGGGCGCCTTCCATCGAAGGGGAGCCGACGTTCGAGATCAGCGCCAACGGATCCCACGTGCTCGGCAAGGAGCGGTTGGGAACGGTTCTGGGGCGCGTCAGAGAGAAGGACATCCCAGGCCTTTTCCGCGACATCGGCAAAGCCGTCGAAAGCTCGGGGAAAGGGACTTTCAGAGGATGGTGCGACGGGGACGCGAGCAGAATCGCTGAGATAGCCGGAGACCGCCTGATCGAACGGATGCCGTAAGAATGCTGCTCTCAAAAAAAGACCATGATAGCAGTCAAATTTCCGTGATTCCACCAAACATAATTAAATAAAAATTGAGACTATATAAGCGATAATCTGACTTACGGCGAAACCATTCGTGGAGGAATGGAGATATGGATGAGGACAATTATTATGCGGACAAAGCGAAGCACTGCAGAGAGATGTCGTACATTCCCGCGGATCTGTACGAGGAATACGACATAATGAAGGGCCTACGCGACAGGAATGGCAATGGAGTCCGCGCTGGGATCACCAACATATCTCGTGTAATCGGAACGGCCAACAGCGGGAACGGCCCCGAACCCTGCGAAGGACGCCTCACCTACAGAGGATACGACATCAATGACATAATCGGATTCCATGGTGAATCCAAATTCCTTTTCGAAGAGACGGCATATCTGCTTCTGTTCGGCAGCCTTCCCGATGAGTCGGAAACCGAAACCTTCAGGAAGATGCTCGCAAAAAAGATGGAGCTTCCCGGGGATTTCGTAAAGGATTTCATA
The nucleotide sequence above comes from Candidatus Methanomethylophilaceae archaeon. Encoded proteins:
- a CDS encoding nitrite/sulfite reductase codes for the protein MDREDYRSTLPRFREATEAFYSGGMTAKEYKSISGGYGSYAQRGGKTGMVRLRLSGGRITPEKLGFICGCIEEYRPSKVHLTTCQSVQLHGLSPEAIPEIVGSAIDADIITFGGGGDYPRNVTATTLSGIIPSSEFDVLPYAEAAGKYLLDIAFGKKLPRKLKVGFTSTMENIADATARDLGFVAESNGKFGVYSGGGLGTNPKLGLLVRDGLDPKDVFACLSAMVSMFMSRGNYQDRSRARVRYMRDDLGDAEYVGKFNEELDKALADPSIPKADPDPIVIDKTGDGSVPTTAYAKRQKQDGLFYVRYHPIGGDPRPEKILELRDAVEGIESAEIRIGPNQTLYVVNLTGSEADMIASVLSDGAATMFEASTSCVGNSICQTGLRDSNGLLRKLFDMEKENGFADGTLPMVRISGCQSSCSAHQLGTIGLKGAPSIEGEPTFEISANGSHVLGKERLGTVLGRVREKDIPGLFRDIGKAVESSGKGTFRGWCDGDASRIAEIAGDRLIERMP